A single window of Aphidius gifuensis isolate YNYX2018 linkage group LG1, ASM1490517v1, whole genome shotgun sequence DNA harbors:
- the LOC122860652 gene encoding heat shock 70 kDa protein II-like: MSGHAIGIDLGTTYSCVAVWQGGKVHIIPNAQGMKTTPSYVAFKGNERLIGEAAKNQAALNSSNTVFDAKRLIGRKFDEEQVQLDIKQWPFKVVSDGVENNPKIQVEFCGEVKEFNPEEISSMVLEKMKEIAEAFLNEKVKDAVITVPAYFNNSQRNATKVAGEIAGLNVLRIINEPTAAALAYGLDKNLKGQKNVLIFDLGGGTIDVSILSITEGLDFEVKSTTGDIHLGGEDFDSILVDHLCEKFKAKSGNDVKKNMKALKRLRTAAVRAKHDLSLSTEADIIVEALVDGIDFETKISRVEFEELCAELFIKALEPVERALAGAETDKIDIDDVVLVGGSTRIPKIQSMLQNFFNGKKLNFSINPDEAVAYGAAVQAAMLSEEGKKSEILQAVRLVDVTPLSLGISVSIDDLMSIIIKKNTKIPCKSTERFVTSCDNQEVTKICIFEGERKFVKDNNFLGKFRLIGITPAPAGTEAVDVIFEIDVNGILHVTATGVKSDCENNITIVNNEKRWSKKKVDEMIADAEKFRSYDENQGNMLKVKHSLESYVRLTKQAIYDSTSSLTEDEKKQIYNICSNTWMWVKENQFDEAEPYHEKLQEMERVIMSIMSRKERETASAKNQLYKYIKSMENGVNQHRSKLSQNDQDRINEMCEDARMFLKANSLNKDHYIEFLRKMKKECDSIINKPPSIITRMWNAFF, translated from the coding sequence ATGTCTGGTCATGCAATTGGAATTGATTTGGGCACAACATATTCATGTGTTGCTGTCTGGCAAGGTGGCAAAGTTCATATTATTCCCAACGCACAAGGAATGAAAACAACACCATCGTATGTTGCCTTCAAGGGAAATGAACGTCTTATTGGTGAAGCTGCAAAAAATCAAGCAGCATTAAATTCATCCAACACTGTGTTTGATGCCAAGCGACTTATTGGACGTAAATTTGATGAAGAACAAGTTCAGTTGGATATTAAACAGTGGCCATTCAAAGTTGTGAGTGATGGTGTGGAAAATAATCCAAAAATTCAAGTTGAATTTTGTGGTGAAGTTAAAGAATTTAATCCAGAAGAAATAAGCTCAATGGTTCtggaaaaaatgaaagaaatagCTGAAGCTTTTCTTAATGAAAAAGTCAAAGATGCTGTTATTACTGTACCGGcttatttcaataattcacAACGTAATGCAACCAAGGTCGCGGGAGAAATTGCTGGTTTGAATGTATTACGTATCATCAATGAGCCAACAGCAGCTGCTTTGGCGTATGgtcttgataaaaatcttAAAGGTCagaaaaatgtattaatatttgatttaggTGGTGGAACGATTGATGTCTCAATTTTGTCAATCACAGAAGGCTTAGATTTTGAGGTAAAATCAACAACTGGTGACATTCATCTTGGTGGTGAAGATTTTGATTCAATATTAGTCGATCATCtttgtgaaaaatttaaagcaaAATCCGGcaatgatgttaaaaaaaatatgaaggcATTGAAAAGACTTAGGACAGCGGCGGTTCGTGCTAAGCATGACTTGTCTTTGAGTACTGAGGCTGATATTATAGTTGAAGCACTTGTTGATGGCATTGATTTTGAGACTAAAATTTCCAGAGTCGAATTTGAAGAACTTTGTGCTGAACTTTTTATTAAAGCACTTGAACCTGTTGAGCGAGCACTTGCTGGTGCTGAAACCGATAAAATagatattgatgatgttgtatTAGTTGGAGGCTCGACTAGGATTCCAAAAATTCAGTCAATGCTCCAAAACTTTTTCAAtggcaaaaaattaaatttttcaataaatccaGATGAAGCAGTTGCATATGGGGCAGCTGTACAAGCAGCAATGTTGTCtgaagaaggaaaaaaatcagaaattcTCCAAGCTGTGCGTCTTGTAGATGTCACTCCACTATCACTTGGAATAAGTGTTAGTATCGATGATCTAATgtcgattattattaaaaaaaatacaaaaattccaTGCAAAAGTACGGAAAGATTCGTGACATCGTGCGACAATCAAGAGGTGACGAAAATCTGTATTTTTGAAGGTGAAAGAAAATTTGTCAAGGACAATAATTTCCTTGGTAAATTTAGATTAATCGGCATCACACCAGCACCAGCGGGAACAGAAGCAGTTGATGTGATCTTTGAAATCGATGTCAATGGAATTCTTCATGTTACAGCAACAGGAGTAAAGAGTgattgtgaaaataatatcacAATCGTAAATAATGAGAAACGTTggtctaaaaaaaaagtcgacgAGATGATAGCTGACGCTGAAAAATTCAGGAGCTACGATGAAAACCAGGGAAATATGTTGAAAGTTAAGCATAGTTTAGAGTCATATGTTCGCTTAACGAAACAGGCTATCTATGACAGCACTTCTAGTCTTactgaagatgaaaaaaaacaaatatacaacATCTGTTCTAATACTTGGATGTGGGTGAAAGAAAATCAATTTGACGAAGCTGAACCTTACCATGAAAAGTTACAAGAAATGGAAAGAGTTATTATGTCAATCATGTCaagaaaagagagagaaaCTGCATCGGCAAAAAATCAGCTCTATAAGTATATTAAATCAATGGAAAATGGTGTTAATCAACACCGTTCCAAGCTCAGCCAAAATGATCAAGATCGAATCAACGAAATGTGTGAAGACGCCCGTATGTTTTTGAAGGCCAATTCACTTAACAAAGATCATTATATTGAGTTTTTGCGAAAAATGAAGAAAGAATGTGATTCCATTATCAACAAGCCTCCATCTATCATAACTCGTATGTGGAATGcatttttttga